A genomic stretch from Actinomadura rubteroloni includes:
- a CDS encoding sterol desaturase family protein, with translation MELRTPARPVLTYGTYPFLAVVTGVVAWAVLAHRLPLAPDAAVGLLALTTVAVAFAVERTNPLLDRWQMTGDSLVRRDLPFIGLSFVTEQIATLGVALAAVRLVPDGGFGPVAALPVVAQAAVVLLALDLLWYGYHRAAHTLPRLWRAHGVHHSPSQVYVLVHLVFHPIDLLVSRFVIALVVFRLSGATPGAAFLAVLVLNLQQTISHVNSDVRTGPLNFVLIGAETHRWHHGAGERVNYGSVLAVWDIVFRTFVHTPRRVPDALGLDDPASFPDPRGFRTALAWPFRRASVQ, from the coding sequence ATGGAACTGCGAACACCGGCCCGGCCGGTCCTGACCTACGGTACCTATCCGTTCCTCGCCGTCGTCACCGGCGTCGTCGCGTGGGCCGTGCTCGCGCACCGGCTGCCGCTCGCGCCGGACGCGGCGGTGGGGCTGCTCGCGCTGACGACCGTCGCCGTCGCCTTCGCGGTGGAGCGGACGAACCCGCTGCTCGACCGCTGGCAGATGACCGGGGACAGTCTCGTCCGCCGCGACCTCCCGTTCATCGGGCTGTCTTTCGTGACTGAGCAGATCGCCACGCTCGGCGTCGCGCTGGCGGCCGTCCGCCTGGTGCCGGACGGCGGGTTCGGCCCGGTCGCCGCGCTACCGGTCGTCGCGCAGGCGGCCGTGGTGCTGCTCGCGCTCGACCTGCTCTGGTACGGCTACCACCGCGCGGCGCACACGCTGCCGCGCCTGTGGCGGGCGCACGGGGTGCACCATTCGCCGTCGCAGGTGTACGTGCTGGTGCACCTGGTGTTCCACCCGATCGACCTGCTGGTGTCCCGGTTCGTGATCGCGCTGGTCGTCTTCCGGCTGAGCGGCGCGACGCCGGGGGCGGCGTTCCTGGCCGTGCTCGTCCTCAACCTGCAGCAGACGATCAGCCACGTGAACTCCGACGTCCGCACCGGCCCGCTCAACTTCGTGTTGATCGGCGCGGAGACGCACCGCTGGCACCACGGCGCGGGTGAACGGGTCAACTACGGCTCGGTGCTCGCCGTGTGGGACATCGTCTTCCGCACGTTCGTCCACACGCCGCGCCGCGTTCCGGACGCGCTCGGCCTGGACGACCCGGCGTCCTTCCCCGACCCGCGCGGCTTCCGCACCGCGCTGGCCTGGCCGTTCCGCCGGGCGTCGGTTCAGTAG
- a CDS encoding Mur ligase family protein, with product MSDLPLRSQLAVALGRTAARMSRLAGKGDGSVIGGRIGLRLDPELLTRLAKDRKLVLVSATNGKTTTTRLITSAMTPLGEIATNAFGANMPTGHVSALASAPDARYGVLECDEKYVPMVLKETGANVVALMNLSRDQMDRAAEIWLLAGKWRRALEASPQSHVIANCDDPLVTWGAATARSVTWVAAGQHWREDSWCCPECGGPLDRQGTEEDSDWRCRECHFGRPKPDWVLRGDHVLGPDGRAVPLSDVQLPGRANRSNAAIALAVVAQFGVPPEQALPLLAQVKSVAGRYTTVEHQGRALRLLLSKNPAGWLEAFDVLAPAPGPVALSINAQGPDGRDTSWLWDVDYRILRGRPVWATGERRVDLAARLEAADVQFTVVDDIEQAVLAVPPGQLDVIANYTAFQDIRTRYGRVV from the coding sequence ATGAGCGACCTTCCACTGCGTTCACAGCTCGCCGTCGCGCTCGGCCGGACGGCCGCGCGGATGTCCCGGCTGGCGGGCAAGGGCGACGGTTCGGTGATCGGCGGCCGGATCGGGCTGCGCCTGGACCCGGAGCTGCTCACCCGGCTGGCCAAGGACCGCAAGCTCGTGCTCGTCAGCGCGACCAACGGCAAGACGACGACCACCCGGCTCATCACGTCGGCGATGACGCCGCTCGGCGAGATCGCCACCAACGCGTTCGGCGCGAACATGCCGACCGGCCACGTGTCCGCGCTGGCGTCCGCGCCGGACGCCCGGTACGGCGTGCTGGAGTGCGACGAGAAGTACGTCCCGATGGTGCTGAAGGAGACCGGCGCGAACGTCGTCGCGCTGATGAACCTCAGCCGGGACCAGATGGACCGTGCCGCCGAGATCTGGCTGCTGGCCGGGAAGTGGCGGCGGGCGCTGGAGGCGTCGCCGCAGAGCCATGTCATCGCCAACTGCGACGACCCGCTCGTCACCTGGGGCGCGGCGACGGCCCGGAGCGTCACGTGGGTCGCGGCCGGGCAGCACTGGCGCGAGGACTCGTGGTGCTGCCCCGAGTGCGGCGGCCCGCTGGACCGGCAGGGCACTGAGGAGGACAGCGACTGGCGTTGCCGCGAGTGCCACTTCGGGCGGCCCAAGCCCGACTGGGTGCTGCGCGGCGACCACGTCCTCGGGCCGGACGGACGGGCGGTGCCGCTGTCGGACGTCCAGCTCCCCGGCCGGGCGAACCGGTCGAACGCGGCGATCGCGCTGGCCGTCGTCGCGCAGTTCGGCGTGCCGCCCGAGCAGGCGCTGCCGCTGCTGGCGCAGGTCAAGTCGGTCGCCGGACGGTACACGACCGTCGAGCACCAGGGCCGCGCGCTGCGGCTGCTGCTGTCGAAGAACCCGGCGGGCTGGCTGGAGGCGTTCGACGTCCTCGCGCCCGCGCCCGGCCCGGTCGCGCTGTCGATCAACGCGCAGGGCCCGGACGGACGCGACACGTCCTGGCTGTGGGACGTCGACTACCGCATCCTGCGCGGCCGTCCCGTCTGGGCGACCGGCGAGCGCCGCGTGGACCTCGCCGCCCGGCTGGAGGCCGCCGACGTGCAGTTCACCGTCGTGGACGACATCGAGCAGGCGGTCCTCGCGGTGCCGCCGGGGCAGCTCGACGTGATCGCCAACTACACCGCCTTCCAGGACATCCGAACGAGGTACGGCCGTGTCGTCTGA
- a CDS encoding type 1 glutamine amidotransferase, with product MSSDRIKIVWIYPDLLSTYGDQGNTIVLERRAALRDIPTETVHLRSDEPVPDDGDIYLLGGGEDRPQILAAQRLRADGGLTGAARRNAVIFAVCAGYQIIGHEFGGEEGQPLPGLGILDIRSGRGAQRAVGEVVGDVAAELNVPRITGFENHQGATTIGPDARPLAKVVSGVGNGDGQGFEGAYAGHTLGTYMHGPALVRNPALADLLLTWAVGMELPPLQPSWSERLREERLNAVLTPR from the coding sequence GTGTCGTCTGACCGCATCAAGATCGTCTGGATCTACCCGGACCTGCTGAGCACCTACGGGGACCAGGGCAACACGATCGTCCTGGAGCGCCGGGCGGCGCTGCGCGACATCCCGACCGAGACCGTCCACCTGCGGTCCGACGAGCCCGTGCCCGACGACGGCGACATCTACCTGCTCGGCGGCGGCGAGGACCGTCCGCAGATCCTCGCGGCGCAGCGGCTCCGCGCGGACGGCGGCCTGACCGGCGCGGCGCGGCGCAACGCGGTGATCTTCGCGGTGTGCGCGGGCTACCAGATCATCGGGCACGAGTTCGGCGGCGAGGAGGGCCAGCCGCTGCCGGGCCTCGGCATCCTCGACATCCGCAGCGGGCGCGGGGCGCAGCGCGCGGTCGGCGAGGTCGTCGGGGACGTCGCGGCCGAGCTGAACGTCCCGCGCATCACCGGCTTCGAGAACCACCAGGGCGCGACGACGATCGGGCCGGACGCGCGACCGCTCGCCAAGGTCGTGTCGGGCGTCGGGAACGGCGACGGCCAGGGCTTCGAGGGCGCCTACGCGGGCCACACGCTCGGGACGTACATGCACGGCCCGGCGCTCGTCCGCAACCCGGCCCTCGCGGACCTGCTGCTGACGTGGGCGGTCGGCATGGAACTGCCGCCGCTCCAGCCGTCCTGGTCCGAGCGGCTGCGCGAAGAACGCCTGAACGCGGTTCTGACGCCCCGCTGA
- a CDS encoding SDR family oxidoreductase, which yields MTESLQGKVALVAGGTRGAGRGIAVELGAAGATVYVTGRSTRARRSEMDRPETIEETAELVTAAGGTGIAVAVDHLESAQVRALVERIDAERGRLDVLVNDIWGGELMFSWDATLWEHDLDKGLRVLRLAVDTHIITSHHALPLLLRNPGGLVVEMTDGTAQYNAENYRVSFFYDLAKTSVLRMAFAQAKELGPLGATAVALTPGWMRSEIMLDVFGVTEDTWRDALAKEPHFAISETPRFTGRAVAALAADPDKARWNGRSLSSGGLAREYGFTDLDGSRPDAWRYITEVQDAGKPADTTGYR from the coding sequence ATGACGGAATCGTTGCAGGGGAAGGTGGCGCTCGTCGCCGGCGGGACGCGGGGCGCCGGGCGGGGCATCGCGGTCGAGTTGGGGGCGGCGGGCGCGACGGTCTACGTGACGGGACGCAGCACGCGCGCCCGGCGGTCGGAGATGGACCGGCCCGAGACCATCGAGGAGACCGCCGAGCTGGTGACGGCCGCCGGGGGGACCGGGATCGCCGTCGCGGTCGATCATCTGGAGAGCGCGCAGGTCCGGGCGCTGGTGGAGCGCATCGACGCCGAGCGGGGACGGCTGGACGTGCTCGTCAACGACATCTGGGGCGGCGAGCTGATGTTCAGTTGGGACGCCACGCTCTGGGAGCACGACCTCGACAAGGGGCTGCGCGTCCTGCGGCTGGCCGTCGACACCCACATCATCACCAGCCATCACGCGCTTCCGCTGCTGCTGCGCAATCCGGGCGGGCTGGTGGTCGAGATGACGGACGGCACCGCGCAGTACAACGCCGAGAACTACCGGGTCTCGTTCTTCTACGACCTCGCCAAGACGTCCGTGCTGCGGATGGCGTTCGCGCAGGCGAAGGAACTCGGGCCGCTCGGCGCGACGGCCGTCGCGCTCACGCCGGGCTGGATGCGCTCGGAGATCATGCTGGACGTCTTCGGCGTCACCGAGGACACCTGGCGCGACGCGCTGGCGAAGGAGCCGCACTTCGCCATCTCCGAGACGCCGCGCTTCACGGGACGGGCCGTCGCCGCCCTGGCCGCCGATCCGGACAAGGCGCGGTGGAACGGGCGGTCGCTGTCCAGCGGCGGCCTGGCGCGGGAGTACGGCTTCACCGATCTGGACGGCAGCCGTCCCGACGCGTGGCGCTACATCACCGAGGTCCAGGACGCCGGGAAGCCCGCCGACACCACCGGCTACCGCTGA
- a CDS encoding TetR/AcrR family transcriptional regulator, with product MPTGVALRDAREQLFAAAERVLLRDGPNALTSRAVTDEAGCAKGVLHRHFADFDAFLADLVHDSVARLDARTAVLLATAGTGTVAGNLTAALVDVFDAVAVAMVGLITFRDELRARLRRTWPTGVPLLTEAMAMVRAYLAAERDRLPDGADVDTLALTVVGTAHLLFADRERAPDSEAVRAVVAAIVG from the coding sequence ATGCCCACCGGCGTGGCCCTGCGCGACGCGCGCGAACAGCTTTTCGCCGCCGCCGAGCGCGTCCTGCTCCGGGACGGCCCGAACGCGCTGACCAGCCGCGCCGTCACCGACGAGGCGGGCTGCGCCAAGGGCGTCCTGCACCGGCACTTCGCCGACTTCGACGCGTTCCTGGCCGACCTCGTCCACGACAGCGTCGCGCGCCTGGACGCGCGGACCGCCGTGCTGCTCGCCACGGCCGGGACGGGCACCGTCGCCGGCAATCTCACGGCCGCGCTGGTGGACGTGTTCGACGCGGTGGCCGTCGCGATGGTCGGCCTCATCACCTTCCGGGACGAGCTGCGCGCCCGCCTCCGCCGCACCTGGCCCACCGGCGTCCCGCTGCTCACCGAGGCCATGGCCATGGTCCGCGCGTACCTGGCGGCCGAACGCGACCGGCTGCCCGACGGCGCCGACGTCGACACGCTCGCGCTGACCGTCGTCGGCACCGCGCACCTGCTGTTCGCCGACCGCGAGCGCGCTCCGGACTCCGAAGCCGTCCGCGCGGTCGTCGCGGCGATCGTCGGCTGA
- a CDS encoding AraC family transcriptional regulator gives MPSSAPPVELQLRAFADAHGVVPGSAGAADWLTPLWAALRAAGIARPGLAFAAWAETAMLGGLVPPILANSPDVAALLAGLQRFHPLLGRNELVVERAGAAATLTLRSPDGGAADPDTVDACFGVVCHVLARLTGGAARPDRVRLRRPEPADPAAHRAAFGPVAFGQPRDACDLGAGALAARIRQADPVVLAMLEPYAEQRLAAARAPWSATVESVMRRLSDSAPPRLPDVARALAVSPRTLQLRLRAEGLSYASLADAFRRDRALALLAATTLPVTAIAARLGFATPAAFTRAVRRWTGATPTAYRAGVTRGR, from the coding sequence TTGCCTTCGTCCGCACCGCCCGTCGAGCTGCAGCTCCGGGCGTTCGCGGACGCGCACGGCGTCGTCCCCGGGAGCGCCGGCGCCGCCGACTGGCTGACGCCGCTGTGGGCGGCGCTGCGGGCGGCCGGGATCGCGCGGCCGGGGCTGGCGTTCGCCGCGTGGGCCGAGACGGCGATGCTGGGCGGGCTCGTCCCGCCGATCCTCGCCAACAGCCCGGACGTCGCCGCGCTGCTCGCCGGCCTCCAGCGCTTCCATCCGCTGCTCGGCCGCAACGAGCTGGTGGTCGAGCGCGCCGGGGCCGCCGCGACGCTCACCCTCCGGTCGCCGGACGGCGGCGCGGCCGATCCCGACACCGTCGACGCCTGCTTCGGCGTGGTGTGCCATGTGCTCGCGCGGCTGACGGGGGGTGCGGCGCGTCCCGACCGCGTCCGGCTGCGGCGTCCCGAGCCCGCCGACCCCGCCGCGCACCGCGCCGCCTTCGGGCCGGTCGCATTCGGGCAGCCGCGCGACGCCTGCGACCTCGGCGCCGGCGCGCTCGCGGCGCGGATCCGGCAGGCGGACCCGGTCGTCCTGGCGATGCTCGAACCGTACGCCGAGCAGCGGCTCGCGGCGGCGCGGGCGCCCTGGTCGGCGACGGTCGAGTCCGTCATGCGGCGGCTCTCCGACAGCGCGCCGCCGCGCCTGCCGGACGTCGCACGCGCGCTCGCCGTCAGCCCCCGCACGCTCCAGCTCCGGCTGCGCGCCGAGGGCCTGTCCTACGCCTCGCTCGCCGACGCGTTCCGCCGCGACCGCGCGCTGGCCCTGCTCGCGGCGACGACGCTGCCCGTCACCGCGATCGCCGCGCGCCTCGGCTTCGCCACCCCGGCCGCGTTCACCCGCGCCGTCCGCCGCTGGACGGGCGCGACGCCCACCGCCTACCGGGCCGGGGTCACGCGCGGCCGGTGA
- a CDS encoding class I SAM-dependent methyltransferase — MPTLPSRPSPDEPHRARHVAESFGAEAERYDRTRPRYPDALIARVVAASPGPDVLDVGCGTGIASRAFAAAGCRVLGVDPDERMAAFARRRGLAVETATFEDWDPAGRAFDAVVAGQSWHWVDTVAGAAKAASVLRPGGRLALFWYVFEAPPALAEAFAAVYGRVLPDSPFARGVMPGLAAYSTIFAKAADGMRATGAFSDPEEWRFTWRRPYTRDAWLDQVPTFGGHTALPSETLDALLAGVGAAIDAVGGTFPVNYTAAVVTARIA; from the coding sequence ATGCCCACTCTACCGTCGCGCCCCTCGCCGGACGAGCCGCACCGCGCCCGCCACGTCGCCGAATCGTTCGGCGCGGAGGCCGAGCGCTACGACCGGACCCGGCCGCGCTACCCGGACGCGCTGATCGCCCGCGTCGTCGCGGCGAGCCCCGGCCCGGACGTCCTGGACGTCGGCTGCGGCACCGGCATCGCGTCCCGCGCGTTCGCGGCGGCGGGCTGCCGCGTGCTCGGCGTGGACCCCGACGAGCGGATGGCCGCGTTCGCCCGGCGGCGCGGCCTGGCCGTCGAGACCGCGACGTTCGAGGACTGGGACCCGGCGGGCCGCGCGTTCGACGCCGTCGTCGCCGGGCAGTCCTGGCACTGGGTCGACACGGTCGCGGGCGCGGCGAAGGCCGCGAGCGTCCTGCGTCCCGGCGGACGGCTCGCGCTGTTCTGGTACGTGTTCGAGGCCCCGCCCGCCTTGGCCGAAGCGTTCGCCGCCGTCTACGGCCGCGTCCTGCCGGACTCGCCGTTCGCGCGCGGCGTGATGCCCGGCCTGGCCGCCTACTCGACGATCTTCGCCAAGGCCGCCGACGGGATGCGCGCGACCGGAGCCTTCTCCGACCCGGAGGAATGGCGGTTCACCTGGCGGCGCCCGTACACGCGCGACGCATGGCTGGACCAGGTGCCCACCTTCGGCGGCCACACCGCCCTGCCGTCGGAGACCCTGGACGCCCTGCTCGCCGGAGTCGGCGCCGCGATCGACGCCGTCGGCGGCACGTTCCCCGTGAACTACACCGCCGCCGTCGTCACCGCACGCATCGCGTAA